In a single window of the Megalobrama amblycephala isolate DHTTF-2021 linkage group LG3, ASM1881202v1, whole genome shotgun sequence genome:
- the serf2b gene encoding small EDRK-rich factor 2, which yields MTRGNQRELARQKNAKKQNETTKGKRNEDGLSAAARKQRDAEIMQQKQKKANEKGDPKAK from the exons ATGACGA GGGGAAATCAGCGTGAGCTTGCCCGTCAAAAGAATGctaaaaagcaaaatgaaacTACCAAAGGGAAGAGAAATGAAGATGGACTCTCTGCAGCTGCCCGTAAGCAAAG agaTGCTGAAATCATGCAGCAGAAGCAAAAAAAGGCAAATGAGAAAGGAGACCCTAAAGCCAAATAA
- the harbi2 gene encoding LOW QUALITY PROTEIN: putative nuclease HARBI1 (The sequence of the model RefSeq protein was modified relative to this genomic sequence to represent the inferred CDS: deleted 1 base in 1 codon): protein MASPYLDNPVDIGAQIIQRALRRERVIRDKQNPLAFSDENLYEKYRFSAEGMLYLCRLLEPHIKNPTRRSHATTVPQMICIALRFFAGGTYLYEVGDAEKLSKNTVCRTIRRVVIALQKYINTFVVFPGHLPTVAIKEGFSSIAGFPRVIGAIDCTHIPISTPIKEIEANYLNRKSTHSLNVQITCDHQCMVTSLDARWPGSMHDNQIFEKSSLCQRFQEGLFDGLLVGDETYACQSFLMTPYPDPETKPQHDFNMALNQTRLKIDTTLAILKARFNCLRDLRVSPERASQIVGACVVLHNIATIRKERVPNEYDLPPDDVDPITLDHPAGEAVRDAITTEYFTEHSIKEN from the exons ATGGCTTCACCGTATCTGGATAATCCTGTAGACATCGGAGCCCAAATTATACAAAGGGCTTTACGCAGAGAAAGAGTTATTAGAGATAAACAAAACCCCTTAGCATTCTCTGACGAGAACTTATACGAGAAATACAGATTCTCGGCGGAGGGAATGTTGTATCTTTGTCGGCTTCTTGAGCCCCATATTAAAAACCCGACGCGACGAAGCCACGCGACCACTGTCCCGCAAATGATTTGTATTGCTTTGCGTTTCTTTGCAGGTGGTACATACCTCTACGAAGTGGGAGATGCCGAGAAGCTCAGCAAGAACACAGTTTGCCGAACAATTCGTAGGGTAGTTATCGCACTCCAGAAGTATATAAACACT TTCGTTGTGTTCCCGGGACATTTACCCACTGTGGCCATAAAAGAGGGCTTCTCCAGTATAGCTG GATTCCCTAGAGTTATTGGAGCAATAGATTGCACACACATCCCAATCTCGACTCCAATAAAAGAAATTGAGGCTAATTATCTCAACAGAAAGTCGACTCACAGCCTCAATGTTCAG ATTACTTGTGACCATCAGTGTATGGTCACAAGCCTGGATGCCAGATGGCCTGGCTCAATGCACGACAACCAGATTTTCGAAAAGTCGTCGTTATGCCAGCGCTTTCAGGAAG GGCTGTTTGATGGTCTGTTGGTGGGAGATGAGACTTACGCATGTCAGAGCTTTCTGATGACACCCTACCCTGACCCTGAGACAAAACCACAGCATGACTTTAACATGGCCCTCAATCAAACCAGGCTCAAGATTGACACCACTCTTGCCATTTTAAAGGCACGGTTTAACTGTCTTCGTGACCTGAGAGTGTCACCAGAGCGGGCATCTCAGATTGTGGGTGCTTGTGTTGTCCTTCACAACATAGCCACTATAAGGAAGGAGCGAGTGCCAAATGAATATGATCTCCCCCCTGATGATGTTGACCCTATTACTCTGGACCATCCAGCTGGCGAAGCTGTCAGAGATGCCATCACAACAGAATATTTCACTGAACATTCAATAAAAGAAAATTGA
- the sema4bb gene encoding semaphorin-4B: protein MATKCKVQWKVSMETTNSLWLLSWTIWIFLAAVLQATLANEDDVTARVSFSYNAEGRSVREFSVDGVYNYSTLLLSPDENKIYVGARENIFSLSLDNISVTFLQKTLTWNTPERKRKECIFKGKDPQTDCFNYIKILLHLNSTHLYVCGTYAFSPICAYINILSFSLERDEKAEPVTEDGRGRCPFNPEYRSTAITVDGELYTATVSNFQGNEPTIYRSLGSGTPLKMENSLNWLQDPAFVGSAHITGQDSERSDDQIYFFFSEMGKEFDFFDNTIVSRIARVCKEDQGGERVLQKKWTTFLKAQLLCSLPDDGFPFNIIQDVYVLPAQRKKNTLLYAVFTSQWSKGLAGSSAVCVFSMDQVEQAFTGRYKEVNRETQQWYTHTHSVPEPRPGMCITNASRQLGIHSSLDMPDKVLNFVKDHFLMDSPVKSQPVLFTHSVHYTQIAVHHVQGLHRAYDVMFIGTDDGRLQKAVNVAGSMHIIEEIQLFPEKQPVQQIELDSAKGLLFVSSHSGIVQLPVANCSFHNNCGECVLARDPYCAWTGTHCTDVTRYTPQKQWQQDIEEADTSSKCNSTMFRVDSESSVSPRSMPNSQAPDCVIIIVPANTLRLLPCNLRSNHAQRKWLYKPDVGHFLFPSQDGGLVVSGRAGSDEVFSCWSEEHGFWQLLANYCVKAEPLSETTTNIGQLDEPLIIQSVSSDIQFGESARSAQHRIKTYGTELAVVCVLLAVCVLSFGLSVVYRHRGRMKEVLRGGEQTGGAQKSTAVPGESLPLNAGALPTSPSDHKSYQTLEESCGYIIAPSETSTQHNSKEAQTLAQTPQNGFKESHVEVSDISPRPRVRLGSEIRDSVV, encoded by the exons atgCAGAAGGGCGATCAGTGAGGGAGTTCTCTGTGGATGGTGTGTATAACTATTCAACTCTTCTGCTGAGCCCAGATGAAAACAAGATCTACGTGGGAGCCAGGGAGAACATATTCTCTCTAAGCCTGGACAACATCAGTGTGACGTTTCTACAGAAAACA CTCACATGGAACACTCCAGAAAGGAAGAGGAAGGAGTGTATATTCAAGGGAAAGGACCCCCAG ACTGACTGTTTCAACTACATTAAGATTTTACTGCATTTGAACAGCACGCACCTGTATGTGTGTGGAACGTATGCCTTCAGCCCCATCTGTGCTTACATA AACATTTTAAGTTTCTCTCTGGAAAGAGATGAAAAGGCGGAACCCGTTACAGAGGACGGCCGTGGACGCTGTCCATTTAATCCCGAATACAGATCTACAGCTATTACAGTGG ATGGGGAACTGTACACTGCTACTGTCAGTAACTTCCAGGGAAATGAACCCACCATATATAGGAGTCTAGGGTCTGGCACCCCTCTCAAAATGGAGAACTCTCTCAACTGGCTCCAGG ACCCAGCGTTTGTAGGTTCTGCTCATATTACTGGTCAAGACAGCGAGAGAAGTGATGATCAGATCTATTTTTTCTTCAGCGAGATGGGGAAGGAGTTTGACTTCTTTGATAACACCATAGTGTCCAGGATTGCACGTGTGTGTAAG GAGGATCAAGGTGGAGAGAGAGTCCTGCAGAAGAAATGGACCACATTTCTGAAAGCTCAACTCTTGTGTTCGCTACCCGATGATGGTTTTCCTTTCAACATCATTCAGGATGTATATGTGCTTCCAGCCCAACGCAAGAAAAACACACTCCTCTATGCAGTGTTCACTTCTCAATG GAGTAAAGGTCTAGCAGGCAgttcagcagtgtgtgtgttcagcatGGATCAGGTAGAGCAAGCGTTTACTGGCCGTTACAAAGAGGTAAACAGAGAAACACAGCAGtggtacacacacactcactctgtACCCGAACCACGACCTGGAATG TGTATTACTAATGCTTCAAGGCAGCTGGGAATACACTCATCCCTGGATATGCCAGATAAGGTACTAAACTTTGTGAAAGACCACTTCCTGATGGACAGTCCTGTCAAAAGTCAGCCTGTGCTCTTCACGCACTCTGTGCACTACACACAAATTGCTGTACACCATGTGCAAGGCCTCCACAGAGCTTACGATGTGATGTTCATCGGCACAG ATGATGGACGTTTGCAAAAGGCTGTGAATGTAGCTGGTTCGATGCACATCATTGAGGAGATCCAACTGTTCCCAGAAAAACAACCTGTACAACAAATAGAGCTGGATTCAgctaag GGTTTGTTATTTGTGTCGTCACACTCTGGCATTGTGCAGCTGCCAGTAGCAAACTGCAGTTTCCATAACAACTGTGGCGAGTGTGTTTTGGCCAGAGACCCATACTGCGCTTGGACAGGAACACACTGTACTGACGTCACACGTTACACACCACAAAA GCAATGGCAGCAAGATATCGAAGAGGCTGACACTTCATCTAAATGTAACAGCACAATGTTCAGAGTGGACTCTGAAAGCTCAG TGTCACCACGTTCTATGCCAAATTCCCAAGCACCTGATTGTGTGATCATCATTGTCCCAGCTAACACCCTTCGCCTGCTGCCCTGCAATCTTCGCTCCAATCATGCCCAGAGAAAATGGTTATACAAACCAGATGTAGGTCACTTCCTGTTCCCCAGCCAGGATGGTGGATTGGTGGTCAGCGGCCGAGCAGGCAGCGATGAGGTCTTCTCGTGTTGGTCAGAAGAACATGGCTTCTGGCAACTCTTGGCCAATTACTGTGTAAAGGCAGAGCCTTTATCCGAGACCACAACCAATATTGGGCAGCTGGATGAACCTCTTATAATCCAAAGCGTATCATCAGACATCCAGTTTGGTGAATCGGCACGCTCCGCCCAACATCGCATAAAGACGTATGGCACAGAGCTGGCGGTAGTGTGTGTTTTGTTAGCCGTGTGTGTGCTTTCGTTCGGGCTGTCTGTAGTCTATCGACACAGGGGCCGGATGAAAGAGGTGCTAAGAGGGGGAGAACAAACTGGAGGAGCCCAAAAGAGCACAGCCGTGCCTGGGGAGAGTTTGCCCCTCAATGCTGGTGCGCTTCCAACCTCCCCATCCGACCACAAAAGCTACCAAACGTTGGAGGAAAGCTGTGGTTACATAATCGCTCCATCAGAGACGAGCACACAGCACAACTCCAAGGAAGCACAGACACTCGCCCAAACACCACAAAATGGGTTCAAAGAAAGTCATGTGGAGGTCAGTGACATTAGCCCTCGTCCACGGGTACGGCTGGGCTCTGAGATCAGAGACTCTGTGGTGTAA
- the polr2m gene encoding protein GRINL1A, which yields MSVSWTARQGELGDLRSKSKDELLEILSRQEKLLSNKRFILSLPDKGKKIADFVVKVRLALGHLEEEERKQASLRSVRTEFQAKYQQALAKRSTDKHLDSNLDMIIPSHDGNEANINIDAANIQENGGLFGQEESLTSRPGCVETLETADGNAPASLMKDTELVEAFGRVTLAESNNGSNQSTVKTLPPSKPFLDKHYQTKQRYIEVLEKTEKSVRKPRFKPNQLTEKSESSSPSQASGSTTPLSAEARRRQDRKHLDDITSAKLPPLHYSPAQLLSLEESTTLLQEQTRRNLELQAKQAAQKLADGLSIRMESYNPEGGPLAAYREVHDDGAQLSSEED from the exons ATGTCTGTATCGTGGACAGCGCGCCAGGGGGAATTGGGTGATCTGAGAAGCAAGAGTAAAGATGAGCTTCTTGAGATACTCTCACGACAAGAAAAGTTACTGTCAAATAA GAGATTTATTCTGAGCCTCCCAGATAAGGGAAAGAAGATTGCTGACTTTGTGGTGAAAGTACGCCTTGCACTTGGACatctggaggaggaggagagaaaACAAGCAAGTTTAAGATCTGTCCGGACAGAGTTTCAGGCTAAATATCAGCAAGCCCTTGCCAAGCGAAGCACAGATAAGCATTTAGACTCAAATTTGGACATGATTATTCCATCCCATGATGGAAACGAAGCCAATATTAACATCGATGCAGCTAACATACAGGAAAATGGTGGTCTGTTTGGCCAAGAGGAGTCTTTGACATCCCGGCCGGGATGTGTTGAAACACTAGAAACAGCCGATGGGAATGCACCAGCCTCACTGATGAAAGACACAGAGCTTGTGGAGGCATTTGGACGAGTAACACTTGCTGAAAGCAACAACGGCTCCAACCAAAGCACTGTCAAAACGCTGCCTCCTAGTAAACCCTTTCTGGATAAACACTATCAGACGAAACAACGTTACATAGAAGTCCTGGAGAAGACAGAGAAAAGTGTGAGGAAGCCCAGATTCAAACCAAACCA GTTAACAGAAAAATCGGAGTCCTCATCACCTAGTCAGGCCTCTGGCAGCACCACGCCACTATCTGCAGAGGCCAGAAGACGACAAGACCGAAAACACCTGGATGACATTACTTCTGCTAAGCTTCCACCCCTGCACTACAGTCCTGCTCAGCTGCTGTCATTAGAGGAGTCAACTACCCTTCTGCAAGAGCAGACCAGAAGGAACCTG GAGTTGCAGGCCAAACAAGCTGCCCAGAAGCTGGCAGATGGTCTGAGTATCAGGATGGAGAGTTACAACCCAGAAGGAGGCCCACTGGCAGCCTACAGAGAGGTGCATGATGATGGGGCCCAGCTTTCCTCAGAGGAGGACTGA